One part of the Candidatus Methylomirabilota bacterium genome encodes these proteins:
- a CDS encoding DinB family protein — protein MTPAERRAAIARYAAGPARLRAALRRVPRPALQWRPAPGEWSAHEVVLHCADSESNAHLRLRYLLAERDPLIVGYDQAEWARALNYAGRPLAPALATVIAVRANTVPLLRTLPEESWSRSGRHTEMGAYTVEGWLGLYAEHLEIHARQIEANLAAWRAQGGPAKTRRKAGRARRKAGRAKGRPSTRSRR, from the coding sequence GTGACGCCGGCAGAGCGCCGCGCGGCGATCGCCCGCTACGCGGCGGGGCCGGCGCGGCTCCGCGCCGCGCTACGCCGCGTGCCGCGCCCCGCCCTGCAGTGGCGGCCCGCTCCCGGCGAGTGGTCCGCCCACGAGGTGGTGCTGCACTGCGCGGACAGTGAGAGCAACGCCCATCTGCGACTCCGCTACCTCCTCGCCGAGCGCGACCCACTGATCGTCGGCTACGACCAGGCGGAGTGGGCCCGCGCTCTCAACTACGCCGGGCGGCCGCTGGCCCCGGCCCTCGCGACCGTGATCGCCGTCCGCGCGAATACGGTGCCCCTGCTGCGGACCCTGCCGGAGGAGAGCTGGAGCCGCAGCGGCCGCCACACCGAAATGGGCGCGTACACCGTCGAGGGCTGGCTTGGGCTCTACGCCGAGCACCTCGAGATCCACGCACGGCAGATCGAGGCGAACCTCGCCGCGTGGCGCGCGCAGGGCGGCCCGGCCAAGACGCGACGGAAGGCGGGACGAGCGCGGCGGAAGGCAGGTCGCGCGAAGGGAAGACCGTCGACTAGAAGTCGACGCTGA
- a CDS encoding dihydrodipicolinate synthase family protein: MGQDLRFQGCMPANLLPFTVDLEIDEPAYRSHLRWLADAPGVTGIVANGHAAEVSSLTREERRHALTIALDEVAGKVPVVAGVYSDGTREAIELARDARSAGAAGLLVFPPTLFMWGAQLKPDMVLRHFSELADGVDLPLIVFEYPPASGIGYSPETLAALCKIPTVAAVKDWSNDIVAYEKNLRALRASGRPVAMLSSFTMSLMASFALGADGCISGMGSVAADLQASLHAAVKAGRLEEARAINERLTPLVNVFYAPPFVDMHNRMKEALALLGRIPAAHVRPPLTPVSDDERHRIRLALREARLSAAGAER; the protein is encoded by the coding sequence ATGGGACAGGACCTCCGCTTCCAGGGCTGCATGCCGGCCAACCTCCTGCCCTTCACCGTCGACCTCGAGATCGACGAGCCCGCGTATCGGAGCCATCTACGCTGGCTCGCCGATGCGCCCGGCGTGACCGGCATCGTGGCCAACGGCCATGCCGCGGAGGTCTCGTCACTGACGCGCGAGGAGCGCCGGCACGCGCTGACGATCGCCCTCGACGAGGTGGCGGGGAAGGTGCCGGTGGTGGCGGGCGTGTATTCGGACGGCACGCGCGAGGCGATCGAGCTGGCGCGCGACGCTCGGTCGGCCGGCGCGGCGGGGCTGCTCGTGTTCCCGCCCACCCTGTTCATGTGGGGCGCCCAGCTCAAGCCCGACATGGTGCTGCGCCACTTCTCCGAGCTCGCGGACGGCGTGGATCTGCCGCTGATCGTCTTCGAGTATCCTCCCGCCTCGGGCATCGGCTATAGCCCCGAGACCCTGGCCGCCCTTTGCAAGATTCCCACCGTGGCCGCGGTGAAGGACTGGTCGAACGACATCGTGGCCTACGAGAAGAACCTCCGTGCGCTCCGGGCGTCCGGCCGCCCCGTCGCGATGCTCTCGTCGTTCACCATGTCACTGATGGCGAGCTTCGCCCTCGGCGCCGATGGCTGCATCTCGGGCATGGGCAGCGTGGCCGCGGACCTCCAGGCGAGCCTCCACGCCGCGGTGAAGGCGGGCCGCCTCGAGGAGGCGCGCGCGATCAACGAGCGCCTCACCCCGCTCGTGAACGTCTTCTACGCGCCGCCGTTCGTCGACATGCACAACCGGATGAAGGAGGCGCTCGCGCTGCTGGGCCGTATCCCCGCGGCGCACGTGCGCCCGCCCCTGACGCCGGTGTCGGACGACGAGCGCCACCGCATCCGCCTCGCCCTGCGCGAGGCGCGGCTCAGCGCCGCAGGCGCCGAGCGGTGA
- a CDS encoding isochorismatase family cysteine hydrolase produces MTDRRAAFEQALALAPGRTALLVVDMQRAFLDSGEAMEVPPAREMVPRLQELVGLFRGQGLPVVFTEFVYAERAPLLVGELHPEHRRAAPTAPRGRGLPSSSCLVGEANTATVSDLEPRADELVVRKHYYDGFHGTVLDGALRARGISHVVVTGTMTDICVLATVVGGFNREYRMTVVEDGVATLWPEIQRATLDIIGRAYARVLPAKAVADEIANW; encoded by the coding sequence GTGACCGACCGGCGCGCCGCGTTCGAGCAAGCCCTCGCGCTCGCTCCCGGGCGCACGGCGCTGCTCGTCGTCGACATGCAGCGCGCCTTCCTCGATTCGGGGGAGGCCATGGAGGTGCCGCCGGCGCGCGAGATGGTGCCGCGGCTGCAGGAGCTGGTCGGTCTCTTCCGGGGGCAGGGCCTCCCGGTCGTCTTCACCGAGTTCGTCTATGCGGAACGCGCGCCCCTGCTCGTGGGCGAGCTGCATCCCGAGCATCGCCGGGCCGCCCCGACGGCCCCCCGCGGCCGCGGGCTGCCCTCGTCCTCCTGCCTGGTCGGCGAGGCCAACACCGCCACGGTGTCCGATCTCGAGCCCCGCGCCGACGAGCTTGTGGTGCGCAAGCACTACTACGACGGCTTCCACGGCACGGTGCTGGATGGAGCACTCCGCGCGCGTGGGATCAGCCATGTGGTCGTCACGGGCACGATGACGGACATCTGCGTGCTCGCGACTGTGGTGGGCGGCTTCAACCGCGAGTACCGCATGACGGTGGTGGAGGATGGCGTGGCCACGCTCTGGCCCGAGATCCAGCGGGCCACCCTCGACATCATCGGCCGCGCCTACGCGCGCGTGCTGCCCGCCAAGGCGGTGGCGGACGAGATCGCCAACTGGTAG
- a CDS encoding YraN family protein produces the protein MPTDTRRTIGVKGEDEAARFLARCGYAILDKNVRTRAGEIDLVAKEGKTLVFVEVKTRKDLEGDPPQAGVRTRKQNRLGKLAHGYLKAKRMREMPCRFDVIAVIVNDEGGVKAIRHIPNAFSVAPW, from the coding sequence GTGCCCACCGACACACGTAGGACCATTGGAGTGAAGGGAGAGGACGAGGCCGCGCGATTCCTCGCGCGGTGCGGCTACGCCATCCTGGACAAGAATGTCCGCACGCGGGCGGGCGAGATCGATCTCGTCGCCAAGGAAGGCAAGACCCTCGTCTTCGTCGAGGTGAAGACGCGCAAGGACCTGGAGGGCGACCCGCCCCAGGCAGGCGTGCGGACCCGCAAGCAGAACCGGCTAGGGAAGCTCGCCCACGGCTACCTCAAGGCCAAGCGCATGCGGGAGATGCCCTGCCGCTTCGACGTCATCGCCGTGATCGTCAACGACGAGGGCGGCGTCAAGGCCATCCGCCACATCCCGAACGCCTTCTCCGTCGCCCCCTGGTGA
- the rplS gene encoding 50S ribosomal protein L19, whose translation MEAIRIVDAAALKKDRTGFGPGDTVRVQVKVVEGEKERLQAFEGVVIRRRGGGASASFTVRRISYGVGVERTFPLHSPRIDRVQVTKRAAVRRSKLYYLRDLAGKAARLKEKRIAQVPSSGEQQA comes from the coding sequence ATGGAAGCGATCCGGATCGTGGATGCGGCGGCGCTCAAGAAGGACCGGACGGGGTTCGGGCCGGGCGACACCGTGCGGGTGCAGGTGAAGGTCGTCGAGGGCGAGAAGGAGCGGCTCCAGGCCTTCGAGGGCGTGGTGATCCGCCGGCGGGGTGGCGGGGCGAGCGCGTCCTTCACCGTGCGCCGCATCTCGTACGGCGTCGGGGTGGAGCGGACTTTCCCCCTGCACTCCCCGCGCATCGACCGGGTCCAGGTGACCAAGCGGGCGGCGGTGCGGCGCTCGAAGCTCTACTACCTGCGCGACCTTGCGGGGAAGGCGGCGCGGCTCAAAGAGAAGCGCATCGCGCAAGTGCCCAGCTCGGGCGAGCAGCAGGCGTAA
- the trmD gene encoding tRNA (guanosine(37)-N1)-methyltransferase TrmD: MRIDIVTLFPGMLEAPLGESIVGRARERGLVDVRLVNLRDHASGRHLVTDDAPFGGGGGMILKPEPLAAALEVARRDGAHVILLDPAGRRFTQRVARELARRPHVLLVCGRYEGVDERVREHLVDEELSIGDYVLSGGEPAALVVVDAVTRLQAGALGDAAAPEHDSFSRGLLEHPQYTRPERFRDWAVPPVLLGGDHGKVARWRRVMSVWRTWQRRPDLLETADLSPEEQKWVDGFNQGRRPSDYI; the protein is encoded by the coding sequence GTGAGGATCGACATCGTCACGCTGTTCCCGGGGATGCTGGAGGCGCCGCTGGGCGAGTCCATCGTCGGGCGCGCGCGCGAGCGCGGCCTGGTGGACGTGCGTCTGGTGAATCTCCGCGACCACGCCAGCGGGCGGCATCTCGTCACCGACGACGCGCCCTTCGGGGGTGGCGGCGGGATGATCCTCAAGCCCGAGCCCCTGGCCGCCGCGCTCGAGGTCGCCCGCCGCGACGGTGCGCACGTCATCCTGCTCGATCCCGCCGGCCGTCGCTTCACCCAGCGCGTCGCGCGCGAGCTCGCGCGGCGGCCCCACGTGCTGCTGGTCTGCGGTCGCTACGAGGGCGTGGACGAGCGCGTGCGCGAGCACCTGGTGGACGAGGAGCTCTCGATCGGCGACTACGTGCTGAGCGGCGGCGAGCCGGCGGCGCTCGTGGTGGTGGATGCGGTCACGCGGCTTCAGGCCGGCGCGCTCGGCGATGCCGCGGCCCCGGAGCACGACTCGTTCTCGCGGGGGCTCCTCGAGCATCCTCAGTACACGCGGCCCGAGCGGTTTCGCGACTGGGCGGTGCCGCCGGTGCTGCTGGGCGGTGATCACGGCAAGGTCGCGCGCTGGCGCCGGGTGATGTCGGTGTGGCGGACATGGCAGCGCCGCCCCGACCTCCTCGAGACGGCCGACCTCTCGCCCGAGGAGCAAAAGTGGGTGGACGGATTCAACCAGGGCCGCAGGCCCTCGGACTACATCTAG
- the rimM gene encoding ribosome maturation factor RimM (Essential for efficient processing of 16S rRNA), whose protein sequence is MDADPPLIAVGEVLRPYGVRGEVRVRPLTDRPRERFRRLEACFLWEPARGRREACRVVERQFDGDGVRVRLEGVESPEAARALQGRLLAVERTEVLPPRQGEFYPWQLEGATVETSDGRALGRFVRVEDSPAQPLWVIERDGREWMLPAVPEFVLDVSVAERRIVADPPEGLDTL, encoded by the coding sequence ATGGACGCCGACCCGCCGCTCATCGCGGTCGGCGAGGTGCTGCGGCCCTACGGGGTGCGCGGCGAGGTGCGGGTGCGGCCGTTGACGGATCGCCCGCGCGAGCGGTTCCGCCGGCTGGAGGCGTGCTTCCTCTGGGAGCCCGCGCGCGGCCGACGGGAAGCGTGCCGCGTGGTCGAGCGACAGTTCGATGGAGACGGAGTGCGGGTGCGGCTGGAGGGCGTGGAGTCGCCCGAGGCGGCGCGCGCGCTCCAGGGGCGGCTGCTGGCGGTGGAGCGGACCGAGGTCCTGCCGCCGCGGCAGGGCGAGTTCTATCCGTGGCAGCTCGAGGGGGCCACGGTCGAGACCTCGGACGGCCGGGCGCTCGGTCGGTTCGTGAGGGTGGAGGATTCGCCCGCCCAGCCCCTCTGGGTGATCGAGCGGGATGGGCGGGAGTGGATGCTCCCGGCGGTGCCCGAGTTCGTGCTGGACGTGAGCGTGGCGGAGCGGCGTATCGTCGCGGATCCGCCGGAGGGGCTGGACACGCTGTGA
- the rpsP gene encoding 30S ribosomal protein S16, with amino-acid sequence MAVHIRLRRTGTTKKPAYRVVVADSRAARDGRFIEVIGHYNPLSDPPLLKIEAEKAVAWIKKGAQPSNTVKHLLARAGVGKA; translated from the coding sequence GTGGCGGTGCACATCCGACTGAGACGGACGGGGACGACGAAGAAGCCGGCCTACCGCGTGGTGGTGGCCGATTCGCGCGCAGCGCGGGACGGGCGGTTCATCGAGGTGATCGGGCACTACAACCCGCTCAGCGACCCGCCGCTCCTCAAGATCGAGGCCGAGAAGGCCGTCGCGTGGATCAAGAAGGGCGCGCAGCCCTCGAACACGGTCAAGCATCTGCTCGCGCGCGCCGGGGTCGGCAAGGCCTGA
- the ffh gene encoding signal recognition particle protein — protein sequence MFDNLSNRLNAIFDRLRGYGRLTEENVQEALREVRVALLEADVNFKVVKGFVERVRVKAIGQDVLKSLTPGQHVVKVVRDELVELLGGSAHRLAMAPHPPTVIMLVGLQGSGKTTTAAKLARHFQKSGQHPMLASADVYRPAAIDQLKTLGAGLGLPVLGDPAVAPVAICRQARDEAAQRGLSPLILDTAGRLHIDEEMLAELKAIKREVGPHHVLLVVDAMTGQDAVTVAEKFNAAVGVDAFVLTKMDGDARGGAALSVREVTGRPIAFVGMGEKTDALEPFHPDRLAARILGMGDVLSLVEKAQSVVDQDQAEELAKKIRSERFSLEDFAQQLKQLRSMGPLEQIMDMVPFFKGSGMPKELRGEESELQRYEAIIASMTPGERQEPSIINGSRRMRIARGSGTQVADVNRLLKQHAQLKKMMKGLKQMEGRMGKLKGGLPFLGR from the coding sequence ATGTTTGACAATCTCTCGAATCGTCTCAATGCGATCTTCGACCGGCTTCGCGGGTACGGCCGGCTGACGGAGGAAAACGTCCAGGAAGCGCTGCGCGAGGTGCGCGTGGCCCTCCTGGAAGCCGACGTCAACTTCAAGGTCGTCAAGGGATTCGTCGAGCGCGTCCGCGTGAAGGCCATCGGGCAGGACGTGCTGAAGTCGCTCACGCCCGGCCAGCACGTCGTCAAGGTGGTGCGGGATGAGCTGGTCGAACTGCTCGGCGGCTCCGCCCATCGCCTCGCGATGGCGCCGCATCCCCCCACCGTCATCATGCTGGTGGGACTCCAGGGCTCGGGTAAGACCACCACCGCTGCCAAGCTTGCCCGCCACTTCCAGAAGAGCGGGCAGCATCCGATGCTGGCCTCGGCGGACGTCTATCGCCCCGCCGCCATCGATCAGCTGAAGACGCTGGGCGCGGGCCTCGGGCTGCCGGTGCTGGGCGATCCCGCGGTCGCGCCCGTCGCGATCTGCCGGCAGGCCCGCGACGAGGCTGCGCAGCGCGGACTCTCGCCGCTGATCCTGGACACCGCGGGTCGCCTGCACATCGACGAGGAGATGCTCGCCGAGCTGAAGGCGATCAAGAGAGAGGTCGGTCCCCACCACGTGCTCCTGGTGGTCGACGCGATGACGGGCCAGGACGCGGTGACGGTCGCCGAGAAGTTCAACGCCGCCGTCGGCGTGGACGCTTTCGTCCTGACCAAGATGGACGGTGACGCGCGCGGGGGGGCGGCGCTGTCCGTGCGGGAAGTCACCGGGCGGCCCATCGCCTTCGTGGGCATGGGCGAGAAGACCGACGCGCTCGAGCCCTTCCACCCCGACCGCCTGGCCGCCCGCATCCTCGGCATGGGCGATGTCCTCTCGCTGGTCGAGAAGGCGCAGTCAGTGGTGGATCAGGATCAGGCCGAGGAGCTCGCGAAGAAGATCCGCTCGGAGCGCTTCTCCCTGGAGGATTTCGCCCAGCAGCTCAAGCAGCTCCGCTCGATGGGCCCGCTCGAGCAGATCATGGACATGGTGCCGTTCTTCAAGGGCTCGGGCATGCCCAAGGAGCTGCGGGGCGAGGAGTCAGAGCTCCAGCGCTACGAGGCGATCATCGCCTCGATGACGCCGGGCGAGCGGCAGGAGCCGTCGATCATCAACGGCAGCCGCCGCATGCGCATCGCGCGCGGCAGCGGCACGCAGGTCGCCGACGTGAACCGACTGCTCAAGCAGCACGCGCAGCTCAAGAAGATGATGAAGGGCCTCAAGCAGATGGAGGGACGGATGGGCAAACTCAAGGGCGGCCTGCCGTTCCTCGGACGCTAA
- the rpe gene encoding ribulose-phosphate 3-epimerase has translation MARIAPSILSADFAALGDAIARVEAGGADLLHVDVMDGHFVPNLTLGPPIIESIRKRTRLPLDVHLMIEEPERWVETYVRAGADLVTVHVEAATHLQRCLAQVREAGARAGVALNPGTPASTLQCVLDDLDLVLVMSVNPGFGGQSFIPSAYGKIREIRGLVGNRPVEVSVDGGVKRDNAGALARAGASVLVAGSAIFGSPDPAQEVRALRSASEVPK, from the coding sequence GTGGCCCGGATCGCGCCGAGCATTCTCTCCGCCGATTTCGCCGCGCTCGGCGACGCGATCGCGCGCGTGGAGGCGGGCGGCGCCGATCTCCTCCACGTGGACGTGATGGACGGGCACTTCGTCCCCAACCTCACGCTGGGGCCTCCCATCATCGAGTCGATCCGGAAACGCACGCGCCTGCCCCTGGACGTGCACCTGATGATCGAGGAGCCGGAGCGATGGGTGGAAACTTATGTCCGGGCCGGGGCCGACCTGGTCACAGTGCACGTCGAGGCCGCTACCCACCTCCAGCGCTGCCTGGCGCAGGTGCGGGAGGCCGGGGCCCGGGCGGGGGTGGCTCTGAACCCGGGCACCCCGGCCAGCACCCTCCAGTGCGTCCTGGATGACCTCGACCTGGTCCTGGTGATGTCGGTGAACCCCGGCTTCGGCGGCCAGTCCTTCATCCCAAGCGCTTACGGAAAGATCCGAGAGATCAGAGGGTTGGTGGGGAACCGGCCAGTCGAGGTCTCGGTGGATGGGGGGGTCAAACGGGACAACGCGGGGGCCCTGGCCAGGGCGGGGGCTTCCGTCCTCGTGGCCGGCTCCGCGATCTTCGGGAGCCCTGACCCGGCCCAGGAAGTCCGCGCCCTCCGGAGTGCGTCGGAAGTACCGAAATAG
- a CDS encoding phosphate-starvation-inducible PsiE family protein, which produces MRAGSRSNFRETIARIFSTVEDGVYVVLGLLLAAGLAALLVDAALAFWRTFAGGLSSMNIIPFLDRTLLVLMVVEILYTVQVSFREHLLVPEPFLLVALIASVRRIIVLTAELGELARTGGEAFRAGMIETALVAAVVVALAAALVVLRKRHPQAVAERA; this is translated from the coding sequence ATGAGGGCGGGAAGCCGGAGCAACTTCCGCGAGACCATCGCGCGCATCTTCTCCACGGTCGAGGACGGCGTCTACGTGGTGCTGGGCCTCCTGCTCGCGGCCGGCCTCGCCGCGCTGCTCGTCGATGCCGCCCTCGCCTTCTGGCGCACGTTCGCGGGCGGCCTCTCGAGCATGAACATCATCCCGTTTCTGGACCGGACGCTGCTCGTCCTGATGGTGGTCGAGATCCTCTACACCGTGCAGGTGTCGTTCCGGGAGCATCTGCTCGTGCCGGAGCCCTTCCTGCTCGTGGCGCTCATCGCCTCGGTCCGGCGCATCATCGTGCTCACCGCCGAGCTGGGCGAGCTCGCCCGGACGGGCGGCGAGGCGTTCCGGGCCGGGATGATAGAGACCGCGCTGGTCGCCGCGGTGGTCGTGGCGCTCGCGGCGGCACTGGTCGTGCTGCGGAAACGCCATCCCCAAGCGGTGGCCGAGCGGGCTTGA
- a CDS encoding fatty acid desaturase CarF family protein, with protein MPAHSPGDSAHPERLGWQSLMEWVAIVVASALWLFLAARLVRSDGLGASLWWATGVGAAVGYLAGDLMSGVVHWFCDTFFEEHSPVIGRVLIHPFREHHRDPLAMTRHDFAEIAGNSCLALAPGLGVVALLPAPTRPLWLGAYAALLVFTVVAVATNQLHKWAHMPAVPGYVAAMQRTGLILRPLRHAAHHRTQAEAYCVATGWLNPFLDRIGFFPAVERALVALGLPMSDTAPRTRSARTDR; from the coding sequence ATGCCCGCTCACTCGCCCGGCGATTCCGCGCATCCTGAGCGTCTGGGCTGGCAGTCCCTGATGGAATGGGTGGCCATCGTGGTCGCCTCCGCCCTCTGGCTATTCCTCGCCGCGCGGCTCGTGCGAAGCGATGGCCTGGGGGCGTCCCTCTGGTGGGCGACGGGGGTGGGGGCGGCCGTGGGCTATCTCGCCGGCGACCTGATGTCGGGCGTGGTCCACTGGTTCTGCGACACCTTCTTCGAGGAGCATTCCCCGGTGATCGGCCGCGTCTTGATCCATCCCTTCCGGGAGCATCATCGTGATCCGCTCGCCATGACGCGCCACGACTTCGCGGAGATCGCGGGGAACAGCTGCCTCGCTCTGGCGCCGGGGCTGGGCGTCGTGGCGCTGCTGCCGGCACCCACGCGCCCGCTCTGGCTGGGCGCCTACGCGGCGCTGCTCGTCTTCACCGTGGTGGCGGTGGCGACCAATCAGCTGCACAAGTGGGCGCATATGCCCGCGGTGCCGGGCTATGTGGCGGCGATGCAGCGGACGGGGCTGATCCTCAGGCCGCTACGCCATGCCGCGCATCACCGCACCCAGGCCGAGGCCTACTGCGTCGCGACGGGATGGCTGAACCCCTTCCTCGACCGCATCGGCTTCTTCCCCGCCGTGGAGCGCGCGCTCGTCGCGCTGGGTTTGCCCATGTCCGACACCGCGCCTAGGACCCGCTCCGCGAGAACGGATAGATGA
- a CDS encoding sterol desaturase family protein — translation MSGRVRWLGLTGFALGVTSVLLGAAGVGAVLCLWYPSLLTTPALRDVYDMRLIRWIIKAGLIAGFLCGVASLLIKRRKAMGLTGAGLTTLATLMGGSRVEVSTPVRPSDHLGLDWFLINLLILATLFVPIEALFARLPEQRVFRKGWTTDLAHFAVSHLLVQATVLLTLVPAAIFFRWAVSPALQHAVAAQPAWLQFMQILVIADLTQYTTHRMFHAVPWLWRFHQVHHSSVCLDWLAASRLHLADIVVTRAVGFVPVYVLGFATAPTYAYLLFVSFQAIWIHANVRFLFGPLRYLLATPQYHHWHHAAESAAVDKNFAVHLPMIDWVFGTYYLPGDGWPVRYGLEGDPVPEGYARQLIYPFSRSGS, via the coding sequence GTGAGCGGGCGCGTGCGCTGGCTCGGGCTCACCGGCTTCGCGCTCGGCGTCACCTCGGTGCTGCTGGGCGCGGCGGGCGTCGGCGCGGTGCTCTGTCTCTGGTACCCCTCGCTCCTCACCACGCCTGCCCTCCGCGACGTTTACGACATGCGGCTGATTCGCTGGATCATCAAGGCCGGGCTCATCGCCGGCTTCCTCTGCGGGGTGGCGAGCCTCCTCATCAAGCGCCGCAAGGCAATGGGCCTCACAGGGGCCGGGCTGACGACGCTGGCCACGCTGATGGGCGGCTCCCGGGTAGAGGTCAGCACGCCGGTGCGGCCATCGGATCACCTGGGGCTCGACTGGTTCCTCATCAACCTGCTCATCCTGGCCACGCTGTTCGTGCCCATCGAGGCGCTGTTCGCGCGACTGCCGGAGCAGCGGGTGTTCCGCAAGGGATGGACGACGGATCTGGCCCACTTCGCGGTGAGCCACCTGCTCGTGCAGGCCACCGTGCTCCTCACCCTCGTACCCGCGGCCATCTTCTTCCGCTGGGCGGTGAGCCCTGCGCTGCAGCACGCGGTGGCCGCGCAGCCCGCGTGGCTGCAGTTCATGCAGATCCTGGTCATCGCCGACTTGACTCAGTACACGACCCACCGCATGTTTCACGCGGTGCCGTGGCTCTGGCGCTTCCACCAGGTGCATCACTCGAGCGTGTGCCTGGACTGGCTGGCCGCCTCGCGGCTGCACCTCGCCGACATCGTGGTGACGCGCGCGGTGGGGTTCGTGCCCGTCTACGTGCTCGGCTTCGCCACGGCGCCAACCTACGCCTACCTGCTGTTCGTGTCGTTCCAGGCCATCTGGATCCACGCCAACGTGCGCTTTCTCTTCGGGCCGCTGCGCTATCTTCTCGCCACGCCGCAGTATCACCACTGGCATCACGCGGCGGAGTCGGCTGCGGTGGACAAGAACTTCGCTGTCCACCTGCCCATGATCGACTGGGTGTTCGGGACCTACTACCTGCCGGGCGACGGCTGGCCCGTCCGCTACGGCCTCGAGGGCGATCCCGTCCCCGAGGGCTACGCGCGTCAGCTCATCTATCCGTTCTCGCGGAGCGGGTCCTAG
- the rsmB gene encoding 16S rRNA (cytosine(967)-C(5))-methyltransferase RsmB codes for MSPVLRAGPVAQARFEALRILVRVESDRAFADITLEHALDRAALEPRDAALCTEIVYGTLRWQRHLDWRLAAHLHRPLDRLDPWVRALLRLTAYQILFLDRVPRWAAVDEAVSLAKLKSRVPGPAEFVNAVLRALTRATGAPPLPADAVAAAGVRWSYPDWIAARWIARYGHAEAEALMAAGNERPPIALRANRLRIDREGLARRLRDEDLAETRPTALAPEGLVLEKGAPARLVPFAEGWCTVQDEASMLIARLLEPRAGETVADVCAAPGTKATHLAELMDNRGRIVAFDPQAARLALLDRGAARLGLTIIQTHVGGAAALAPRWTGRCDRVLVDAPCSNLGVLRRNPEVKWRRTEDDLRRLQQKQRTILAAAASMTKPGGRLVYATCSLEPDENEDVVFPFLEAHQDWVVETPHEFPVRPDARGIVRLFPHRHGTDAFTAIRLRRGARA; via the coding sequence GTGAGCCCCGTGCTGCGCGCCGGGCCGGTCGCCCAGGCGCGCTTCGAAGCCCTCCGTATTCTCGTGCGCGTGGAGAGCGACCGGGCCTTCGCCGACATCACGCTCGAGCACGCCCTGGACCGGGCCGCCCTCGAGCCTCGCGACGCCGCCCTCTGCACCGAGATCGTGTATGGCACGCTTCGCTGGCAGCGCCACCTGGACTGGCGGCTCGCCGCGCATCTCCACCGCCCGCTCGACCGCCTGGACCCGTGGGTTCGCGCCTTGCTCCGGCTGACCGCGTATCAGATCCTGTTCCTCGACCGCGTGCCGCGCTGGGCCGCGGTGGACGAGGCGGTGAGCCTCGCCAAGCTCAAGTCGCGCGTCCCCGGGCCGGCGGAGTTCGTCAACGCGGTCCTGCGCGCCCTCACCCGCGCCACCGGCGCGCCGCCCCTTCCCGCGGACGCAGTGGCGGCGGCGGGCGTGCGCTGGTCCTATCCCGACTGGATCGCCGCGCGCTGGATCGCGCGCTACGGCCACGCGGAGGCCGAGGCGCTGATGGCGGCCGGCAACGAGCGGCCGCCGATCGCGCTGCGAGCCAACCGGCTGCGCATCGACCGCGAGGGCCTGGCCCGGCGGCTGCGTGACGAGGACCTCGCGGAGACGCGCCCCACCGCCTTGGCACCCGAAGGCCTCGTGCTCGAGAAGGGAGCCCCCGCCCGCCTCGTCCCGTTCGCGGAGGGCTGGTGCACCGTGCAGGACGAGGCCTCCATGCTGATCGCGCGCCTGCTCGAGCCCCGCGCGGGTGAGACGGTGGCGGACGTCTGCGCCGCGCCGGGCACCAAGGCGACCCACCTCGCCGAGCTGATGGACAACCGTGGCCGCATCGTGGCCTTCGACCCACAGGCGGCGCGGCTGGCCCTGCTCGATCGGGGCGCGGCGCGCCTCGGCCTCACGATCATCCAGACCCACGTGGGCGGCGCCGCCGCGCTGGCGCCGCGATGGACCGGGCGCTGCGATCGCGTGCTGGTGGACGCGCCCTGCTCGAACCTCGGCGTGCTGCGGCGCAATCCCGAGGTGAAGTGGCGCCGCACCGAGGACGACCTGCGACGCCTCCAGCAGAAGCAGCGGACCATTCTCGCGGCCGCCGCATCGATGACCAAGCCCGGCGGCCGCCTCGTCTACGCGACGTGCTCACTCGAGCCCGACGAGAACGAAGACGTAGTCTTCCCGTTCCTCGAGGCCCATCAGGACTGGGTCGTGGAGACGCCCCACGAGTTTCCCGTCCGGCCGGACGCGCGCGGCATCGTGCGGCTCTTCCCTCACCGGCACGGCACCGACGCCTTCACCGCGATCCGACTGCGCCGCGGAGCGCGTGCGTGA